The following are from one region of the Ornithorhynchus anatinus isolate Pmale09 chromosome 20, mOrnAna1.pri.v4, whole genome shotgun sequence genome:
- the LOC100090361 gene encoding protein POLR1D isoform X3 has product MGPMGWMKCPLAGANKRFLINTIKNTLPSQKEQDHEPKRDNKESRSGKKEEEENPKKHRTHPYKPNIPSRQKVCPSPPRKRNSQEKYEKRSNKR; this is encoded by the coding sequence GATGAAGTGCCCCCTCGCCGGTGCAAATAAAAGATTTCTGATCAACACAATTAAAAACACATTACCCTCCCAGAAAGAGCAAGACCACGAGCCGAAGAGAGACAATAAGGAGTCCCGATCgggcaagaaggaggaagaagaaaacccaAAGAAACATAGAACTCATCCTTATAAGCCCAACATCCCTTCTCGGCAAAAGgtctgcccttctcctcccaggaAGCGGAACAGCCAGGAGAAGTATGAAAAGCGATCTAACAAACGATGA